The following are from one region of the Methanothermobacter sp. genome:
- the hisA gene encoding 1-(5-phosphoribosyl)-5-[(5-phosphoribosylamino)methylideneamino]imidazole-4-carboxamide isomerase, translating into MTFRKDRMLIIPAVDIRNGKCVQLVQGKPGTEQVVIDDPAGVAERWESLGAETIHVVDLDGALGSERNTEILKEITERVSVPLQIGGGIRSKGYASELLDMGFERIILGTMAIENPEVIGDLSGEYGSDRIMVSLDSRDSKVVIRGWTENIEHTAVELGRKLQKEGAGSILFTNVDFEGLLSGFDPDPVIELVNAVDVPVIYSGGISSIQDIKDLQKTGAAGVVIGSAIYKGKIDFREALKYQELK; encoded by the coding sequence ATGACCTTCAGAAAGGATAGAATGCTCATAATTCCGGCTGTCGATATAAGAAACGGTAAATGCGTCCAGCTTGTACAGGGAAAACCCGGTACCGAGCAGGTTGTGATTGATGACCCCGCCGGTGTGGCGGAAAGGTGGGAATCCCTGGGGGCTGAGACAATCCATGTGGTTGACCTTGACGGTGCCCTCGGTTCAGAAAGGAATACTGAGATCCTTAAAGAAATCACAGAAAGGGTCTCTGTGCCACTCCAGATAGGTGGGGGAATAAGAAGTAAGGGATATGCCTCTGAACTCCTGGATATGGGCTTTGAGAGGATAATACTCGGCACCATGGCCATTGAAAACCCTGAGGTTATAGGGGATCTCTCAGGGGAATATGGCTCAGACCGTATAATGGTCTCACTCGACAGTAGGGACTCAAAGGTCGTTATAAGGGGATGGACAGAGAATATAGAACATACAGCGGTTGAGCTGGGTAGAAAACTCCAGAAGGAAGGTGCAGGAAGTATACTGTTTACAAATGTGGACTTTGAGGGCCTTCTATCTGGATTTGATCCAGATCCTGTGATTGAACTTGTGAACGCCGTTGATGTGCCCGTTATTTACTCAGGGGGTATCAGCAGCATTCAGGACATCAAGGATCTCCAGAAAACAGGTGCCGCTGGGGTTGTTATTGGCTCAGCGATTTATAAGGGCAAGATAGACTTCCGGGAGGCCTTAAAATATCAGGAACTGAAATGA
- a CDS encoding FAD synthase: MKTVMATGTFDIIHPGHGFFLKEAKKLGGENARLVVVLARDSTVRARKRTPIIGEKQRLEVVRMLKPVDEAYLGSETDMFEIVHRLKPDIIAIGPDQKFDINELRDELRRRGLDCEVKRVDKYRRSELDSTCKIIKRIREMEFDENALKNC, translated from the coding sequence ATTAAAACCGTCATGGCAACAGGCACATTTGACATAATCCACCCGGGACACGGATTTTTCCTTAAGGAGGCAAAAAAACTTGGTGGAGAAAACGCCAGACTGGTGGTTGTACTTGCAAGGGACTCCACGGTAAGGGCACGTAAAAGGACACCCATCATAGGTGAAAAGCAGAGACTCGAAGTTGTAAGGATGCTCAAACCCGTTGATGAGGCCTACCTTGGCAGTGAAACCGATATGTTTGAGATAGTTCACAGATTGAAGCCTGATATAATCGCCATAGGCCCTGATCAGAAGTTTGATATCAATGAACTGAGGGATGAACTCAGGAGGCGGGGACTTGACTGTGAGGTTAAAAGGGTGGACAAATACAGAAGATCCGAACTTGACAGTACCTGTAAAATAATAAAAAGGATACGGGAGATGGAATTTGACGAAAATGCTCTGAAAAACTGCTAA